A single region of the Raphanus sativus cultivar WK10039 chromosome 1, ASM80110v3, whole genome shotgun sequence genome encodes:
- the LOC130512753 gene encoding protein ALP1-like, which yields MNFNYGSSSYIPPSSSSSSSSSDDNYYEDIQNQVVSQITANNNFLITHNLSNSEGSHGGSIPGHVVINRDRETSSRNLFSDYFSDNPLFSETMFRRRFRMSRPLFMHIHDAIQRHDNYFVQRRDGVGRLGLSGLQKITAVFRMLAYGLPADSTDEYIKIGESTAIESMKRFCRAVVEVFGSSYLRTPDANDVERLLQIGESRGFPGMLGSLDCMHWKWKNCPTAWGGQYAGRSGSPTIILEAVADYDLWIWHAYFGLPGSNNDINVLEASHLFANLAEGTVPPANYVINGKNYNTGYYLADGIYPKWSTLVQTIHDPRGPKKQLFAKKQEACRKDVERAFGVLQSRFAIVAGPARFWSKKVLHDIMTTCIIMHNMIIEDERDVDATIEERTEVPAAEVEMTGEDDARFQEFLARHRKIKDREAHIELRNDLIEHLWSEYTNSEN from the coding sequence ATGAATTTCAACTATGGAAGTTCATCTTATAtaccaccttcttcttcttcttcatcttcttcttcagatgatAATTATTACGAGGACATACAAAACCAAGTAGTATCTCAAATTACTGCTAACAACAATTTTCTCATCACTCATAACCTATCTAACTCGGAGGGTTCCCACGGTGGATCTATTCCGGGTCATGTAGTTATCAACCGTGACCGAGAAACTTCTTCTCGCAATCTCTTCAGTGATTATTTTTCAGATAATCCTTTGTTCTCGGAGACGATGTTCCGACGAAGATTTCGGATGAGCCGTCCTTTGTTTATGCATATTCATGATGCTATACAAAGACATGACAACTACTTTGTCCAGCGAAGAGATGGTGTTGGTAGACTTGGGTTGTCTGGTCTGCAAAAAATAACTGCTGTATTTCGGATGTTGGCGTATGGGTTGCCGGCGGATTCCACCGATGAATACATCAAAATAGGAGAGTCCACTGCTATAGAAAGTATGAAACGATTCTGTCGTGCTGTTGTCGAGGTCTTTGGAAGTAGTTACCTTCGAACACCTGACGCTAATGATGTTGAACGACTACTTCAGATTGGAGAAAGCCGAGGATTTCCAGGTATGTTGGGTAGTTTAGATTGTATGCATTGGAAATGGAAAAACTGCCCAACAGCTTGGGGAGGACAATATGCTGGTCGTAGTGGATCTCCTACTATTATTCTGGAAGCTGTAGCTGATTATGATCTTTGGATTTGGCATGCATATTTTGGTCTACCAGGATCTAACAATGATATTAATGTGTTAGAGGCGTCTCATCTTTTTGCTAATTTAGCTGAAGGAACTGTTCCACCCGCTAATTACGTTATTAATGGGAAAAATTATAATACGGGTTATTATTTAGCTGATGGTATATATCCAAAATGGTCCACTCTTGTTCAAACAATTCACGATCCACGTGGTCccaaaaaacaattatttgcaAAGAAGCAAGAAGCTTGTAGAAAAGATGTGGAACGTGCATTCGGAGTATTACAGTCACGATTTGCAATTGTGGCTGGACCAGCACGCTTTTGGAGTAAGAAAGTGTTACATGATATAATGACAACTTGTATCATAATGCATAATATGATCATAGAGGATGAACGTGATGTTGATGCAACAATTGAAGAACGAACAGAAGTCCCAGCTGCTGAAGTTGAGATGACGGGTGAAGATGATGCTCGATTTCAAGAATTCTTAGCTCGACATAGAAAAATTAAGGATCGAGAAGCGCATATTGAACTTCGTAATGATTTAATTGAACACTTGTGGTCTGAATATACTAATTCTGAAAATTAG
- the LOC130512764 gene encoding glutathione S-transferase T3-like, protein MITPSCIKFLTINIPLKMASIRSQSYSIEEDKHLCHVYLDVSQNPIIGINQSGDQFWTRVQTEYEKSEISLTQPRPRRSLQTRMTIILSAVSKLRGCVNQIENKNPSDASEQDILNQAKMLLTQDVKYKKGFKFDHVWPILKGIEKFSNNHSNRAIAFSEESRNAKSSSSNQDESSPSLGMNSFDLNLNSEESGGNLSKRPMGVKKAKKKQHSDEQFKQMMEQNDKLLKAMVKGTSQRNEIKRQKVELQRKKHERKMLLADLSSITDPARRAYIENERAVILSRGVPTTQYEEHGEGSQSQYHGSQYRVYEAQRDQAQGDQAQGSQVQGQQPQDEDPKSPSEQQDFSQYYNLLSGDGNGFPGIY, encoded by the exons ATGATCACACCATCTTGTATTAAGTTTCTTACTATTAATATTCCTTTAAAAATGGCTTCAATTCGCTCTCAATCATATTCTATTGAAGAAGATAAACACTTATGTCATGTGTATCTTGATGTTTCTCAAAATCCAATCATAGGGATAAACCAATCAGGCGATCAGTTTTGGACAAGAGTTCAAACTGAATATGAAAAATCTGAGATTTCTCTTACCCAACCAAGACCGAGAAGATCTTTGCAAACCCGAATGACGATAATTCTTTCTGCAGTCTCCAAGCTGAGAGGATGTGTTAACcagattgaaaataaaaatcccaGCGATGCTTCCGAACAAGACATT TTAAACCAAGCGAAGATGTTATTGACACAAGATGTCAAATACAAGAAAGGGTTCAAATTTGATCACGTCTGGCCAATCCTTAAAGGTAttgaaaaattttcaaataaccaCAGCAACAGAGCCATTGCATTCTCAGAAGAAAGTCGTAATGCCAAATCGTCTTCATCAAACCAAGATGAGTCATCGCCATCCCTTGGTATGAATTCCTTCGATCTAAATTTAAATAGTGAAGAATCCGGTGGTAATTTATCAAAGAGACCAATGGGTGTgaaaaaagcaaagaaaaaacaacactCTGATGAACAATTTAAACAAATGATGGAGCAAAATGATAAGCTTCTAAAAGCTATGGTTAAAGGTACTTCTCAAAGAAACGAAATTAAAAGACAGAAAGTAGAgttacaaagaaagaaacatgAGCGAAAAATGTTACTCGCGGATTTGAGTTCTATAACTGATCCAGCAAGACGTGCGTACATTGAAAATGAAAGAGCGGTGATTCTAAGTAGAGGAGTACCAACAACCCAATATGAAGAACACGGAGAAGGTTCTCAAAGCCAATATCATGGATCCCAATATCGAGTATATGAAGCTCAAAGAGACCAAGCTCAAGGGGATCAAGCTCAAGGAAGTCAAGTTCAAGGACAACAACCTCAAGATGAAGACCCAAAATCA
- the LOC108835889 gene encoding uncharacterized protein LOC108835889, protein MFSLSSPVHLRAGVSLQIGLSMEMKYPIQSRTRCVYWNLKESNYLKSNRELELKSTATVRSLYNVFEITSKQVKPSLLKMQAMEKESEAGRNVKEDERRRKIGLANRGKVPWNKGRKHTEDTRRRIKERTIEALRNPKVRDKMSEHQQPHSDETKEKIRASVKQVWAERSRSKRLKEKFTLLWSENIAEAARRGGSSEVELDWDSYEKSKQEISSEQFQLSEEKARTKEQTKMRAAQVKTEKMRRVEERKKEREERDQRGVKTRTPKQNKENATVSSRSKLKKKLTKIHKKKTSLGKVSIVKDRVVSVAAKLENLDLELIRKERTRGEISLADQIQAAKSLRGNDVLSRIGLFAMKSVDFD, encoded by the exons agGGCTATCGATGGAGATGAAGTACCCAATTCAATCTCGAACTCGATGTGTTTACTGGAATCTCAAAGAATCAAATTACTTGAAATCTAACAGAGAATTGGAATTGAAATCTACTGCTACTGTGCGGTCATTGTACAATGTATTTGAGATCACTAGCAAACAAGTCAAGCCTAGTCTTTTAAAGATGCAGGCTATGGAGAAAGAGAGTGAAGCTGGTAGGAATGTGAAGGAAGACGAGAGGAGAAGGAAGATTGGATTAGCTAATAGAGGAAAGGTACCATGGAACAAAGGAAGGAAACACACTGAAG ACACTCGAAGACGAATCAAGGAGAGAACTATTGAAGCTTTGAGAAATCCCAAG GTTCGGGATAAGATGTCTGAGCATCAACAACCACATAG TGATGAAACCAAGGAGAAGATAAGAGCTTCAGTTAAACAAGTTTGGGCTGAGAGGTCAAGATCGAAGAGATTAAAGGAGAAGTTCACCTTATTGTGGTCAGAGAACATTGCAGAAGCTGCAAGGAGAGGGGGAAGTAGTGAGGTGGAACTTGATTGGGACAGCTACGAAAAATCTAAACAAGAGATTTCATCTGAGCAATTTCAGTTGTCTGAAGAGAAAGCAAGAACAAAGGAACAAACCAAGATGAGAGCTGCACAAGTCAAGACAGAGAAGATGAGGAGAGTTGAAGAAAGGAAGAAAGAACGAGAAGAGAGAGACCAAAGAGGAGTAAAGACTCGAACACCAAAGCAGAACAAAGAGAATGCAACCGTTAGCTCACGTTCTAaactgaagaagaaactcaCAAAG ATTCACAAGAAGAAAACAAGCCTTGGTAAAGTCTCTATTGTAAAGGATAGGGTAGTTTCAGTTGCAGCCAAACTGGAGAATCTGGACTTGGAACTGATAAggaaagagagaacaagaggagAAATTTCACTTGCTGATCAGATCCAGGCTGCTAAAAGCCTACGAGGAAATGATGTTCTATCAAGAATTGGTCTTTTTGCCATGAAATCGGTAGACTTTGATTAG
- the LOC108850463 gene encoding protein DJ-1 homolog B, whose amino-acid sequence MASSSCHRYLSVTPLFSTKLHFSSPRRTSLPVNRRSISVSATMASPTKKVLIPVAHGTEPFEAVVMIDVLRRGGADVTVASVENQVGVDACHGIKIVADTLLSDVTGSVFDLIMLPGGLPGGETLKNCKPLENMVKKQDTDGGLNAAICCAPALALGTWGLLEGKKATCYPVFMEKLGATCATAVESRVEIDGRIVTSRGPGTTMEFSVTLVEQLFGKEKAAEVSAPLVMRPNPGDEYTITELNQTKWSYDSSPQILVPIADGSEEMEAVAIIDVLRRAKANVVVAALGNSLEVVASRKVKLVADVLLDEAEKNSYDLIVLPGGLGGAEAFASSEKLVNMLKKQAESNKPYGAICASPALVFEPHGLLKGKKATAFPAMCNKLSDKSHIEHRVLVDGNLITSRGPGTSLEFALGIVEKFYGREKGLQLAKATLV is encoded by the exons ATGGCGTCGTCGTCGTGTCACCGCTACCTTAGTGTCACTCCATTGTTCAGCACTAAACTCCATTTCTCTTCTCCGAGACGAACTTCTCTTCCAGTGAATCGACGATCCATCTCCGTCTCTGCGACTATGGCTTCACCTACTAAGAAG GTTTTGATCCCCGTCGCGCATGGTACTGAGCCGTTCGAAGCGGTGGTGATGATCGATGTGCTGCGGCGAGGCGGCGCGGATGTAACGGTGGCCTCCGTGGAGAATCAGGTTGGAGTTGATGCATGCCATGGGATCAAGATTGTCGCCGATACGCTTCTCTCTGATGTCACCGGCTCTGTTTTCGACCTTATTATGCTCCCT GGAGGACTACCTGGGGGAGAGACACTTAAGAACTGTAAACCTTTGGAGAATATGGTCAAGAAACAAGACACCGATGGAGGGCTTAACGCTGCTATCTGTTGTGCTCCGGCGTTGGCGCTTGGTACTTGGGGTTTGCTAGAGGGTAAAAAA GCAACATGTTATCCAGTGTTTATGGAGAAGCTAGGAGCAACCTGTGCAACGGCTGTTGAGTCGAGAGTGGAAATTGATGGGAGGATAGTGACCAGTAGAGGGCCCGGAACCACTATGGAATTTTCTGTCACACTTGTGGAGCAGCTGTTTGGGAAAGAGAAAGCTGCTGAAGTCTCTGCACCTTTG GTGATGCGTCCCAACCCTGGTGATGAGTACACTATTACCGAGCTTAACCAAACAAAGTGGTCGTATGACAGTAGCCCACAG ATTCTTGTACCCATTGCAGATGGCTCGGAGGAAATGGAAGCTGTTGCGATCATTGATGTACTGAGACGGGCAAAAGCGAATGTTGTCGTTGCTGCGCTTGGTAACAGTTTGGAAGTGGTAGCATCTCGTAAAGTCAAGCTAGTGGCAGATGTGCTTCTCGATGAGGCTGAAAAGAACTCATACGATCTGATTGTGTTGCCT GGTGGTCTCGGTGGTGCTGAAGCATTTGCAAGTTCGGAGAAGCTAGTGAATATGTTAAAGAAGCAGGCGGAATCAAACAAACCATATGGAGCAATTTGTGCATCACCTGCTCTGGTCTTTGAGCCACATGGTTTGCTCAAG GGTAAGAAGGCGACAGCTTTTCCAGCAATGTGCAACAAATTGTCGGACAAGAGTCACATTGAACATAGAGTTTTGGTGGACGGTAATCTCATAACGAGCAGGGGTCCTGGAACGTCGTTGGAGTTTGCACTCGGAATCGTGGAGAAGTTTTATGGTCGCGAGAAAGGACTTCAGCTAGCAAAGGCAACTCTTGTGTAA